TGGTAACAAAGAAAGGTGCATTCTGCCACAAAGGGGAAAATAAAATCAGAATTTTAAGTTGGCAATAAAGAAAACTGAAATGAAATATAACGAATCCCTCTCAAGATTTAGAAACAGAAAAGGCTTGTTAATGCTCACCTCAGCATCCAGCTTGATGAACTTCGTATCCAGATGCTTTGAAGCAAGGGCTTTCAAATGCTTATCCATTATCCTGGATTGTCcccatatatataaaaattagttATTACCCAATATATGATTGAGCATGTATGTTACTTCACATCTACATAAGCATGCATGTCTTAAAGAGAGAAGAGTAAAGACCTCACTTGCATCGATAGAACTCCTTATGATAAAAGTGACAAACCACTTTCTCACTTCCAGTGACCTCACCCAAGAAATCTCCTTCACTAATCTCTCTGTACTCTCCATGCCCTTGCCTCTTTAGTGCTTCTCACTTCTCGGCTTCTTTCTATTCAAACAAATCCTAGTGTGATTACCAAGTTCGGACTGCCCATCTCCAGATGTATATGCCATATTGCATCATATAGAACAAATAGTTACTATTAAATTTCAAACCTTCAGAGCTGCAATCCTGTCAGCATGCAATTTTTCCAGCTCAGGATCCTGCATACAAGAATAGCACATGATCTACGTAAACGGCAACTAACATAGAATGGAACAAAGGCGTTCCACCATAGAATACAGAAAGCTTCACAAGACTTACATCCATTAGCTCATCAAGGTCAACCTCTTGGTTGACTGAAGTCGATGACTGTGCCTTCTCTTGGGCAAGCAACTCCTGCACGATCATCACATATTAAACACATACCACTTGGCATGACTATTTTACCAGCTGACTTGGACAATCATCACCCCATTTTCATCAAAACAATGAAAACCATCAATTCACAGTTCTCAACCAATCCTTCAAAAcccacatttttctttttaatccAAAACAGAATCTTACAATTATAAGATATAAAAGAACATAGACCTTCAACAACCATGAATTCTGACCCTTAGGGCCAGCGGCGCCTTAGGGCTGCTAGGGTTTCTGACCTTTTTTTCTTTTGCTGAAAATGTTCAgctttgggccattttgggcttGTTTTAGTTTTGGGTCAGATATATCTTAGTTTTGGGCTATATAGAGTTTAGACTGGTTGTAAAAACTTAGACTGATAAagtaaaattgggctattacaaattCAATTACATATCTTTGTACTACCTACAAGTGGAAGCACAGGTTATTATTCTCTTCAATTCTCTAACAAATTAGAGAGAAAATATGGGAAAACGAAAAACCTTTCTATAGTCACGAGCAGCGGCTGCCATCACATTCCCAAATGCAAAATTAGACAAAGTGGATTTAACTGAATTCGGATCCATTTCTCTACCACTGaaagattaaaagaaaaaacGAGGCTTTAGTGGATATAATAATGAAACAAGCAGATGGAGGGAGACGGGTAGAATCTTACCTGCTGAATGTTTTGGTGAAGActgaagaataaaaaaaaaaactaggaaATTAGGATCTTGAAATGGCCTCAGATGGAAGCGCAGCAGTTTGAACGGTGAAGCTACTGTGGGCTAATAGCTCAAAATTAGAGAATTAGGCTTAAATCTTGGCATAATTGTTTATTaacttacaaaaaaaaaaaagtaattttaacCCTCtagtttttttaacttttttaactcttaaacttaaattttttttaaaaaatagatgaaaaagttaAACCTTTTTTTAACTTTACCCACGTACTATACACGTAGATAACACATCAagatttactttatttttaaaattttaaaatttaaaaattcaaaaattattttacaattaaaaagtataaaaaataaaaaataaatgctaACATATTATCTATGTAGCAATTCATGTGTATATCATGTCAACAAAGTTAACAAGCATtaactttttcatctattttgacatgatttgataaaaatacaaattcaaaactcaaataaaagaaaaattaaataaaaactaaaataattttttataaaattagagaatcgaataaatcatcatgCCTTATATCTTTATATCTTCCCTTTTTATATTTTGATGCGATAATATAAATTTTTACGGctaattttattttagtatttatatttttattcacttttatagttgaatttgaaaattaaatctactttaaatttttatttggatATCATTAAATATATCTTAAAAATTTTactatataataattttattatattattatctaaaattttaaaatgtcacatcattaaattttacattttaaaatttaaaaattaaaataaatttaatgagAAAATGTACATGAAGATTAcattaattcattttaaatttagaataaaataactaaaatcattttaattttgaCTTCTTTATTCTAAAATTTATCACTATAATTGCCGGTGTGATAATAATGAACAAAAATTGTTTTCCATTTATCTGTTCCACCGATCTTGACGCATGTAATAATTCGACATTGTAAGGTAATTTCATTTTCCTCTACAAATAACCAGGAAAATCTGAACTAATGGAATTCCAACGTTTtctaaaatctttatattttagtccctgaAAAACATCTAGACGGCTACAAACATGGAAACGAGCAAATCCCATAACCCCAGTATCGACCAACTTTATCTTGTTAGGTAAATAAGCAGTGTGACGACCATCAAAGTTCCACTACTGATGAAGAAAGGATCTGTCGAAAAAAAACAGCCATTAGGGCTTCCTTCTTTTCATCAAATTGATCAGTTTCAAATCCCGAAACACTTGATATTAGGACACCAGTGCCTAGTGCAATTAGATATAAATTCCCATCTGGTTTATGGGAAGCAGATCCATGGCATGGTGGTGGACATGAGGTTTTTCTAGCTCGATGGTGGCAAGTGGCAACTATTAACTTCGGCTCACCAAGCTTGGCCCAATGAGCTCATGCCTCCTCAAATCGTGAAATCCCACGAAAGTACTACCTGTCGACCATGGACATGGGGCACATGATAAACCCAAGAAAGGAGATAGATTTCAGCATGTCTTTTTCTTTTAACCAGAGTTGGAAGGAAATAAAGAGATGAAAACAGTTTAAAACCTGTGTCAATAAATTATCGGAGGACCACATAAAATGGCATAAAATAAAGGTTGAGGATTTTTGTCCTTTTTTATTCAACTTTTTATAcctgaaaattattatttatcaAAAAGAGTAAAGTTGTAGCtgtaatagttgaaattttatgaTATTATAATCAAGTAGTTTATTATAATTGAACCTGTGTGGACCTACAATCTTTACCAGGACAAAACAATTCATGGAGATTTCATTCAGAACAGAGTTTGTCAGATATAAGAAGGATAAAAATCATAaccatttaactaataaattttcctttttcaCTAGTCTAAAGTATGTAAAAATCAGATTAAATCTTCAATAGAGTTGCAGAGATGATTTTATTAACAAGAAGGTTCCTAcaaaaatgaaaaaggaaatcacattttttttctcttcatgCTATTTTCTTTTCCTCATCATAATTTTCCTTTGATCAACATTGGTTTTCAATCTCTTAACTCTTGATACTATCGCATTCAATCTTCTGACGGAGGAGTTCACTTCACCACAACCTGTTGCTTTGTTCTCGGTTTCATCATCGGCTTCATCTCTCTTGCGTTTGAGGAAGTTAACAAGACCTTGAAGAGCAATATTAGGATCATCACTCTTCATCAATTCCTCAGCTACCTCTGCTGGGGTCGCCTCTGTACTATTTAGCAAGCTGTCTATTTCTGCAAAGAAAGGGTTGTGTTTGCTGCTGATTCCTAGATAATTAGAAGCTAAAAGCCTGAATCCATCCGTGGTGCAATAGGACATGTTGATGTGCAAGTCCATTCGACCAGGCCGTAACAGAGCAGGGTCTATCCGATCCTTATAGTTGGTTGTAAACACAATGATTCTCTCATCCCCACAGCTTGACCACAGTCCATCGATGCAGTTCAATATACCAGATAGTGTCAACTGCTGCAAGTAGCAATTGTTAAAATCAAGGATATTTAACACTTTAGTCCACAAACAGAATGtctaaattgcaataaaaaaaaatgtaattaGTACTTAGTACTTACCCCAGTTTTATCTGGTagctttttgtttttgtttctcattTGTCGTTCAAGAACCTCAGAACTGCAATCTATGTCTTCAATCAACAGTATAGAGCGATTGGTAGTGGATAGCAGTGTCCTCCTTAACTCAGCATCAGAGCGTACACTGGTAAGCCCCAAATCATATATATCAAATTTGAGATAATTAGCCATGGCGGCAACCAAACTGGATTTACCAGTTCCAGGAGGACCATATAGCAAGTACCCTCTTTTCCAAGCCTTCCCCACTTTTTTATAATACGCTTTCCTCCTAAGGAACATCTCCAAATCATCGATGATCATCTTTTTCAGAGCTGGGTCCATAGCCAATGTATCAAAAGTAGCAGGATGTTCCAGAATTATGGAACCCCAAGAACCCCCCCTTCTTTCATTGTCATCTTCACAGCTGAATGGACATTGACGGCTATAAAGCTTTATCATCTTGTCTTGCTTCTTTATCTCTTCGGCTTTGAGCAAAACGTAGGGCAAGTAAAAATCCAGAACTTTATCTTTGTGTTTCTTGTTGAAGCTAAGCTCGAAGTGTTTCTTCTCCCCACCGTGAGGCTTCTGGCCTTCCGTACAAACAAACCTCCACGTCAATCGAACATCTTCGAAACCATCGACGACCAATTCCCCCTTCTCGAGGCCGATGGTGAAATGCTTCTGTTTCCTGGTTTTGCTGAGCTTGAGGCGCTCCGTTTTCGGGCTGATCCTGGTGCTGAGGTAGACCTCGGCTGCTTCGTAAACCTGGTTCTTGCTAATCCCACACCGCTCGTCGATGGCGAGGGTGAGGTCGGGGGAGAGAGGAGTGAAGAAGTAGCGAAATGCAGAGTAAAGGTAAGATCTGAGCTGGTGGGGAATGAGTTCATTGGCCATGGACCGGACCAGCATCATGGACCCTGCAAAGGAGGCATAAGCAGAGAATAAGGAAGATGCTGTTTTAGAAATTTCGGAAGAAGAAAACATGGCAGCCATTTTTATGGAATCAAAAGCTATTCCAGAGGAGAAGCAAGTGTTCACGGGTAAAGACGGACTCTGTTTTATAGGCCATCGCAGGACCCTCCTAGTCAAAATCATTTGTCCTTTTCTCCTCGCTTGGGAGTTAAGTAATGCTAGTACTGGAATACGTACCTTCTATTAATATTTTATCTACCTCATCATTTTTTTAACTAAACCTTGATTTATTATCCTCATTAAAAGTTGCattcttatttttttttaatttttctaagtATAATCTATAAATTGTCGCTCTTAATCATTAAACCTAATTACCTAAAGAATTTGATTATAGATTCGTTTTTCTTTGAGTAAATTCAATGGCCAGACGAATCTTTTAAGATTAAAGAGATATATTTATGGATAGGAGAAATATATTATCTTGAAAAGAGCAGAAATGATACTAAACTATAAAGAGATTATTAAAAAAAAGTTTAGCTCGATTCGAAAtgtaagtttaaaattttacacaAACTTATTCATATTTGTAAAATATTAACTCAAACATATTTTAGGTCCgtcatattattttttaaaaagaatatttatattatattaatttaatatttaatatttttatttattaaaatttttatataatcatattaatattATTCTAATGTTTAGATCAAATtagtattatatttattttttaatatgttataaattacataatatataaaagtaatataatataaaatattttaaacttaaaaGCAATTTTGAATATTTAAGTTTAAGCTCAacatatattttaaatagacttaatttattaaaatttgagtgaattattaaatttaaacaaataattcAACCCATAAACACGTTAGAACGATATACCAAATAAATACAAAAGTAGAGACAAATAATATGAACAAAATTCATAGATAATAATAGTAGATAGCAATAAAGCATGAAGAAAgtcaaaataaaatgataaaaaaaccaATTACTTGAAAAGCATTATGATCAAGTAAGATTTGAATTTTGCACACTTAAGTTGTATTATTATTGTTTGAGAAAACATGGCAGTCTGTTTGTGGAAtcaaaacaattaaaaaaaaaaaaaattaaagatttcAGAGGTGGGGTGCGTTTAATTGAGGATCCCCAAACCTGGTGCTTTTCATTTCTCTCctcaaaatccttgtattttagTTTTTCATTGCTTggagttttttattattattattattataaataatctaaaaatagaaaatttatttaAGAAAATCACTTGTTTGCAATAGTGATAATCGGTGTTGTCTGAACAACTGGTATACTACCCACTTTTTTAGTTTAATCTagttttttctttaaaaagaatTTTTTAGTATTATCACTATATTAGACAACACttatatgtattttttaaaatacttGTAAAAAATAGGGGTACTTATagtagaaaaaaaggaaaaaatatatttttaataggtGTTATCGGTTTGGCAGCACaagtcaatttttttaaaattcatgtcagtgataaaaaaaattagtggTGCTGCCATATCAAGAGGGTAAAGATTTTAACGACCCTGATCTGGATGAAGTCTCAGATGATATAGATGATGTAGGCATGAACGAGGGTGAAAATGTACACGCCCCTTTAGTCGGGAACTTGAGTCATGACATTTTCATACACAATGACCTTAGAGCTCACATGTTGAGCATATATCCTGATTATTCAAGTTCCTTGAGTACCCAGATATAATACTTTCTTACCAGTTGGTGGTAAATTTTGAATCGAAAAAGTTGTTCATAGGCCAACAATTCACAAATAAGAAGGATTGCGTATTTGTCATCAAACTGTATAGCATGAAGGTGTCAATGGACTAAGTCATTAAATCTAGCTTCACCATTACCATGCGAGTGTCCAAGGAGGTGGTAGTAAAACGCTGCAGGTTCGAACACTTTACTTGAACTCATGACAACATCACCGTCAACTGGGAGCCCGAGTTGCATTGTCATGTCTTTTAGAGTTATGGTGCACTCCTCAAACaacaaatgaaatgtatggatctCTGGGCACCACCACTCAACCATGTAAATATTAAGTCAGCCCTTAACTCAAACATTCGGATCAATGTCACTGTTCCAAATCTGGCAACATCCAAGTATAGCATAATACGTTCATCCACTCGGTAGCTTGGGTCATGGACACGCGTCCTCGACACATGGTACTCACCCTATCGATTTTAAATTACCGCATTAGTTTAATATTCCAATAAAAAAACCACGTGCAACTTTATAAATATACCAGTGAATAACAAATAATAAATGACACATAAATCATCATTGCTATGTGGTTGGTTGCTCTAATCAAAGAACCTATTTTAGTATCAatacaaaaaatatattaatcattgactaaacaaaaaataaataaaatcacttaccaaaacTAATATTTTCAACTAAAATTTAAGTatctttattaaaatatataaatataaacataAACTAATATCCATGTatctttattaaaatatataaatacaaacAACTCATTCCCGTAATTAAAATTTCCTATcccaatttcataattatttaattatttttattatcttaaaCTCCATCTaaaaattatatgtgaatattataatattgagattattattaaaaataaaaaataaacatacGCTAAAATTATCTTAATCTATCCATGTATCTTAAACACAAAtctaatttttaaaacaaaaatataatctTAAAACttatttctaaaaattaaaaataatctaaaatataaatatgtatattttataaaaaaatattatgccAAAAAAACCATACATTACAATTATAACACTTTTTTTCGTGTGAAACTCCAACACAAATAAACTTTCTCAAAAAACTCCAACactaaataacaaataaaaaataaaataacatagctttttatttttttctaaatttggtTGTGGTTGATGGGtagtagaggtgatcatgggccgggcccaaataaaattttaggcccatctaTTAGGCCCGAGCCCGGCCtggcccgaaataaaattactaagcccgagTCCGGCCCGGCCCGACCAgatccatattaatttttttttcttatttcattaaataaaaaatttaaaaatataataaatcaaatatatttaaaaacataaaaataaatattaaaacaaataaaaataatactaaaacaattcttaaaacaatacacaaattaacaatataataaaaatagttatattaaaatttaaaataattaaaaataaaataaaataaatatattaatatataattggccGGGCGGACGGCCGAGCCAAAAATTTTTACGAGGCCTGCCCGTTTTTTAAGCAGGCCtcttttttgcccaagcccatttttcggcctatattttacccaaaccctcccattttttggTGGCCTTGGTAGGGCAGGCCCaacccatgatcagctctaatGGGTAGGGGAACCAAACTCTCCCTTTATAAAGTGGAGCCGGGAAAAAAATTCTAATAAAAGATGGTGGGGGGAGGGAGCCTGTGAACGTACCCACACCATTTAATTTTGTTTACATTCTTTTTTtcggtttcttttttttttccctaatTTTCTTTTTTATCCTCTTTTAGCTTTTTTCTTAAACTGATTTTTCCAATCGTGAATAcccattaaaatatttttcatctattaaattttttttttcacctATTAAAGCAATTTTAACTTGATAGTAATGATTGTGAAAAAGTTTTTACCTTGATAGTAGTGATAATGAtagtgaaaataaaaaaattcactaGATGGTCAACACTATTATTCCATATATTTTGATAGTGAAAACAAATTTTTTGAGCTTAATAATGATCATTCTTTTTTGAGTGAAtt
This is a stretch of genomic DNA from Gossypium arboreum isolate Shixiya-1 chromosome 11, ASM2569848v2, whole genome shotgun sequence. It encodes these proteins:
- the LOC108473937 gene encoding AAA-ATPase At2g18193-like isoform X1, which produces MILTRRVLRWPIKQSPSLPVNTCFSSGIAFDSIKMAAMFSSSEISKTASSLFSAYASFAGSMMLVRSMANELIPHQLRSYLYSAFRYFFTPLSPDLTLAIDERCGISKNQVYEAAEVYLSTRISPKTERLKLSKTRKQKHFTIGLEKGELVVDGFEDVRLTWRFVCTEGQKPHGGEKKHFELSFNKKHKDKVLDFYLPYVLLKAEEIKKQDKMIKLYSRQCPFSCEDDNERRGGSWGSIILEHPATFDTLAMDPALKKMIIDDLEMFLRRKAYYKKVGKAWKRGYLLYGPPGTGKSSLVAAMANYLKFDIYDLGLTSVRSDAELRRTLLSTTNRSILLIEDIDCSSEVLERQMRNKNKKLPDKTGQLTLSGILNCIDGLWSSCGDERIIVFTTNYKDRIDPALLRPGRMDLHINMSYCTTDGFRLLASNYLGISSKHNPFFAEIDSLLNSTEATPAEVAEELMKSDDPNIALQGLVNFLKRKRDEADDETENKATGCGEVNSSVRRLNAIVSRVKRLKTNVDQRKIMMRKRK
- the LOC108473937 gene encoding AAA-ATPase At2g18193-like isoform X2, producing MILTRRVLRWPIKQSPSLPVNTCFSSGIAFDSIKMAAMFSSSEISKTASSLFSAYASFAGSMMLVRSMANELIPHQLRSYLYSAFRYFFTPLSPDLTLAIDERCGISKNQVYEAAEVYLSTRISPKTERLKLSKTRKQKHFTIGLEKGELVVDGFEDVRLTWRFVCTEGQKPHGGEKKHFELSFNKKHKDKVLDFYLPYVLLKAEEIKKQDKMIKLYSRQCPFSCEDDNERRGGSWGSIILEHPATFDTLAMDPALKKMIIDDLEMFLRRKAYYKKVGKAWKRGYLLYGPPGTGKSSLVAAMANYLKFDIYDLGLTSVRSDAELRRTLLSTTNRSILLIEDIDCSSEVLERQMRNKNKKLPDKTGLTLSGILNCIDGLWSSCGDERIIVFTTNYKDRIDPALLRPGRMDLHINMSYCTTDGFRLLASNYLGISSKHNPFFAEIDSLLNSTEATPAEVAEELMKSDDPNIALQGLVNFLKRKRDEADDETENKATGCGEVNSSVRRLNAIVSRVKRLKTNVDQRKIMMRKRK